The window AATCGCATCAATCGACCCTTCGGAAGGCCTATAATGATGTCGGGAATATGGTTATAAAAGCACTGAAAGACGTCCGATTTGTTCAACAGCCTCGCCCCAGCCACCTTTAGGATCGAATCGAATGGGACCGCATTGCCCGAGCCTTTGAAAATATGTTTGGCTTCAAaccagaagaaaaaggaacgaGCCCAGGAGATAAATATTTTAGAAAGGTCTTGGGTAAGTCAAATATAGGCTATAATTTCCCCTTTCTTGCCTCACTGAGGAGGCAAATTATACACGCCAGGACTGACGTGTGCACTTGCTAGGTGTCTATCAACGGATGAATGATGCTCTATATGGTAAAGTGAATTACCCGCCAGGCGGTTTCTCGGGCCTCCACGAGAAGCCGCTCTGGATGTGCGGCGACGCATCATGGAAGTGGCACACTAAAGAAATGAACGATCCATCTATTACCCCGACGAAACCGCTATATCTATCGAGACCCAATATCTTCACGACAGCTACGGGAGCTTGGATATACGGAAAAAGGTTTATCACCAACGGTGACTCTAGAAGCGTCGGCATCTGCCGTCCTAGAGTTTGGGCCGTCACTCGAGTTCCGGAAGACTTCATCACATTCTGCGATTCATATTTTTCGGCCGAAGTATCCAGATCCGAATCGCCGGTGGATGGAAGGAATAGCGTTGTGGTAGGGAAAAAATTAGATGATTTCGGGGTGTTTGCAGCTTCTCGTATCATGTTTCATGAGCTCGTGCATTGGTACGGATCTGAGATCGTAAACAAGGAAGTGAATCGACGTAAATCCCCAAATATTAATATGATCACTTCTTGGGCATCAACAGCTAACACCGCATGTCATAAAGTTGAGGATGAACAGGCCGTTTCAAAAGAGGGAGAGTTAATCTGGTCGTTCGAGAACGCGGCAGGAGAGATTGAACTCACTACTACCAAAaagggcgatgatgaggcgTATACGGCATTGTCAACTTGTAAGGCTTTTTTCCTTACAATGTCTTTGAAGGATTTGGGAACAGTATCCATGCACTTGTTGAAGAGAACACAGCTAACATGGTGTGGCAAAATAGATGGTTATGTACGATGCTCTAGATTGGCACGTAGCCACCCCGGTAGTGAGTTTGCTGGGAATTCAGGACCATCACAAGCGACAAAAACCGCCGAGACATATGCTTActttgccatgatggcgtAAGTCTCTCTAGCACAAAGTCTTGtcaatggtgatgatgagcgAGCTAACGACAATCTTTTTACAGGTATTTGGATAATTTTGATTGGTCCGGGGATGGAAAAGCGAAGGAAATTAATTGGCAAGCATAATGGTCAACACATGGTCAATAAATGTAGCTATCTTGCTAACTACACGCACTGTTGGAGAAATATGCGTGTTTGCTAGAGCGCAGGCCTGCCATCTAGTTGTTGCCAACTCCTGTCTTTgaactactgctgctgctggttctTTTCTGCCAGTTGTCTCTCAAACTGGGCAAGCGAGTCATCGTCCATGAGCCCAACCTGTAACCAAACTTCGAATTTGCTTATAAGTAGTAATCCCTCCCGGTCACGGGCAATATCTCCCCTGTAAAGGAAGGATGAAATAGTGGCACCCACTTCCTCAAGCGGCTGTACCACTTGTTTTTGCCACCAGTTGTTGCCATAGAACTCCTGAAGGAAAGCCGGTATCGCACGCTCGGGAATATCAGGATCTTGAACCTCGGCTCGCCTTGAAGGGCTGAACCagtcaagaagaagaatgaaggtAGCATAGTCGATATTCTCCTCGCTATCTATGCCATCCCTGGCATACTCGCCGCTCAAGCGATAGAGACAGCTGCCAAAAAGGGTTCGCTTGGATGCATGTATGTTATAAAAATCCATTCCAGTATATATGGCGTTTATGTAACCCCTGGTTTCTTCGAAAATCTTGCTCATCGTTGATTCAGTTGCATTAGCTGGCCCGCGCACCGTCATCAATTCGGTCATGCCGTTGGGCCATGAATTATCCATTGTTGTGAAAGAGTTTTTGGATTGTCTTCCTATAACGCTACAGACGTCACAGATTAACTGGGGTTTCTTTGCGAAAAATCCGCTGAGGGGCGAAAAGATGTGATCAACATCTCCCGATAGAAAGCTAGCCGATGGTTTCGCAGCATAGTCCCAGGAGATGAAAAGGACGATGTCGGCTTCGTCAGCGATTGAATACCCTATGGTGACAAATCCTAAATCGGGCTCTTGCTTTAGCCTATCCGTTGCAGCGAACCATTGCTCGGAAGCTTCGATTTTGTCTTTATGAACGGACTGGAAGAGCAAGCGCACTATGCTAGTGGTGCTCTCCGCCTGAGGACTGATACCATTCATCGTCGATACTGTAGAGCCGATTGCTGTGTAGCGCTGGATTGTCGTCGAACCAGGTAAGGCATTGGAAGAGAGACGATAAGTGGAGGAGGAAACTAGTTTGATATAATGCTAAATACATAATCTTcaggaaaaaggaaatttCAGCGTCTGACCGTCTTGGTGTCACCTAAACACCACTAGTCTATTGTCTCTGGACTATGTCGTACCAACAACATGCGTGATTCAAGGCCCAACAGCCGCTAATACGACATGGCCAGCACGCCTGTAAGCCCCAGCGAGTGTGTTGACAAGCTGAACCTGAACGTTGGAACATGATATATACTTGATGAGAACAACTTAAATGGAAACGCTGCATCTGTTGTGATCAAATGTCCATAAAGTCCTCGAAATGCATAC is drawn from Trichoderma atroviride chromosome 7, complete sequence and contains these coding sequences:
- a CDS encoding uncharacterized protein (EggNog:ENOG41) gives rise to the protein MFGFKPEEKGTSPGDKYFRKVLGVYQRMNDALYGKVNYPPGGFSGLHEKPLWMCGDASWKWHTKEMNDPSITPTKPLYLSRPNIFTTATGAWIYGKRFITNGDSRSVGICRPRVWAVTRVPEDFITFCDSYFSAEVSRSESPVDGRNSVVVGKKLDDFGVFAASRIMFHELVHWYGSEIVNKEVNRLEDEQAVSKEGELIWSFENAAGEIELTTTKKGDDEAYTALSTYGYVRCSRLARSHPGSEFAGNSGPSQATKTAETYAYFAMMAYLDNFDWSGDGKAKEINWQA
- a CDS encoding uncharacterized protein (EggNog:ENOG41), which codes for MNGISPQAESTTSIVRLLFQSVHKDKIEASEQWFAATDRLKQEPDLGFVTIGYSIADEADIVLFISWDYAAKPSASFLSGDVDHIFSPLSGFFAKKPQLICDVCSVIGRQSKNSFTTMDNSWPNGMTELMTVRGPANATESTMSKIFEETRGYINAIYTGMDFYNIHASKRTLFGSCLYRLSGEYARDGIDSEENIDYATFILLLDWFSPSRRAEVQDPDIPERAIPAFLQEFYGNNWWQKQVVQPLEEVGATISSFLYRGDIARDREGLLLISKFEVWLQVGLMDDDSLAQFERQLAEKNQQQQ